DNA from Hemitrygon akajei unplaced genomic scaffold, sHemAka1.3 Scf000050, whole genome shotgun sequence:
ctgacaaggtcctgacacactgtgagacaccacacacgcctgacagtgtgctgacacactgtgagactccacacacccctgacaggatcctgacacactgtgagaccccacacacccctgacagggtcctgacaccctgtgagacctacacacccctgacagggtcctgacacactgtgaaaccccacaccccGCTGACATggtcttgacacactgtgagagcccagacacccctgacaggatcctgacacattgtgagaccccacacacccctgacagggtctgacacactgtgagaccccacacacccctgacagagtcctgacacactgtgagcccccacacacccctgacagtgtcctgacacacagtgagaccccacacaccccaaagagggtcctgacacattgtgagacctgAGACACCCATGAGAGGCTCCTGACACGCTTTGAAacccaacacacccctgacagggtcctgacgtcCGTGAGACCCGGCACACCGCTAACAGGATCCCGACACACTGAGATACCACACatcgctgacagggtcctgacacactgtgagagctctcacacctgacagtgtcctgacacactgtgaggccccacacaacccctgacagggtcctgacacactgtgagatcccacacacccctgacagggtcctgacacactgtgaggccccacacaacccctgacagggtcctgacacactgtgaggccccacacacccctgacagcgtcctgacacacagtgagaccccacacaccccaaagagggtcctgacacattgtgagacctgAGACACCCATGAGAGGCTCCCGACATGCTTTGAAACCcagcacacccctgacagggtcctgacacactgtgaggccccacacaaccctgatagggtcctgacccattgtgagaccccacacacccctggcagggttgtgacacactctgagacccgACACACCCccgtggcagggtcctgacaaactattagaccccacacaaccctggcagGGTCCAGATAAACTCTGAGATCCCACCCaacactgacagggtcctgataaagtgtgagacaccacactctcctgacaggttcctgacacactataagaccccacacacctctgcCAGGTTCCTGACAGATTGTGAGATGCCACACAGCCTTGAGGGCGTCCTAACACACATACTGAATGAACACCAAACCCTCCTAAGAGGATCCTAACAAACATTGAGACCCCACACGCttctgacaggttcctgacacactgtgagaccccacacatacctgatagggtcctgacacactgcgagacacCACAcccgcctgacagggtcctgacacactgtgagacgccacacacccctgacagggtcctgatacactgtgagacaccacacacccctgacagggtcctgacacactgtgagaccccacacactcctgacagggacctgacacactgtgagaccccacacacccctgacagtgtcctgacacactgcgagacaccacacacgcctgacagggtcctgacacactgtgagacgccacacacccgtggcaggttcaaGACACACTGTAAGAAACCACACtaccctgactggatcctgacacagtgtgagacccccacacacccctgacagggttcaAAGACACTTTGAGATGTCACACACCCCAACCAGCCACCCACTTTGCACGTGCTGATGTGCAAAGTTACTTGTTCGTATTTTGAATCAGTGACGGTGGGTGGGAAGGGGAGCTGTGATTCCCCGACCTGTTACTTTGACAGAATGCCCACTAccttcttctccatctccatacGCCACATCAACACTGGGGATGAAAAGTTTCTTCCTCTGGAAAAAATGACAGCTGTGACGGTAGTGGGAGATTGTCCGGTACAGGACAGTCGGGGGTCAGTAAACTACCAGGGAAATACTCACCTTCACAGCACAATTAATGTGGAAATGTGATAATCTGGTCTTATCTGGACCAGGCCTCTCTGTCCAGTCAGGGGTCTGTTAATTGAATTTACTTTACTGTACGAACATCCATTGATGAATCCAATCAATACAATAGATTTGAGCTAACTCTTGTGTGCTTAAATACTGAGTTCTGAGTTGAGGCATCTAACAGTTTGTCCactgtctgttcccatggaagatgttcaacagaaacacaaggagactctgcaggcacagactgaaacactgagagtgaacacaatcctgatgagggagaaggtgaaggttttccagctggttgatcgatacgctgagctcacggtcatttctactgttcgagattggacactggtggaacatgaactgctggcaagaggcagagaccacgaggagtggagagagaaacttcTCCGTGGACTCCTGGAAAAACTCCAGACggatcagttgttccagagcagcttttcgcgaagtaaatccaaatctgggagttcggcagcagtggccggagtcccggggatcgggaaaacaacaatggtacaaaagattgtttatgactgggccacggggaaaatataccaacagttccagtttgtcttcagtttcaaattccgtgATTTAAACAGTATTAACTGTcgaataaacctgagggaactgattctggatcagtatccctactttgggaatatcctgagagaggtctggaagaacccagagggattgctgtttatattcgatggtttggatgaattcaatgacaaaattgattttgctgacagtcggagagatacagaacccaagcaccagtgcccagatcctgAGTGGTGGTGTgaggtgtctgacattgtgtacagtttaatccagggcaagctgctcccagggtgttcagtgctggtgaccacccgtcccactgcgttacatttattagAAAAGGCTGacatcagtgtctgggctgaaatcctgggatttgttggtgaagaacggaaggaatatttcatgagGTATTTtaaagatcagacggtggcggaagctgttttcaaacatgtgaaggagaacgagatcctttacaccatgagctacaacccctcctactgctggatcctcgctctgacactgggccccttcttcacacaaagagtcagggacccgcagcgagttcccaagaccatcacccaactgtactcctactatatttacaacatcctgaaaaaccacggccgtgagattgagaacccccgtgatgtgttactcagggttggtcagatggccttcagaggagtgtccgataagaagattgtgtttacagatggagatttgatcaagtacaatctgcagccttcccagttcctgtcagggttcctgatggagcttttggagagagaggattctgcccggagcgtggtgtacacattcccacacctcaccatccaagagtttgtagctgcagtcgcacaattcctgaatccacatcccggggatatcctgatattcctcactgaagcccacaacataacagatgggcgatttgaggtatttgtccgttttgttgctggtctctccaacccaatgacagctc
Protein-coding regions in this window:
- the LOC140721085 gene encoding NACHT, LRR and PYD domains-containing protein 3-like yields the protein MAERTGSGRAPVMSTSGKITGPSSVITELLASWDDSQLLQLTEFYRDRLEQAMERGVHRVSQELTAKNQFSAKEHRKISDLADKGERADSSKLLLSLVMEKGSRARRVMWETFVNVRDGVPKLDKLLNEIQEHGCVPVRRPVLEIPSELKDVQQKHKETLQAQTETLRVNTILMREKVKVFQLVDRYAELTVISTVRDWTLVEHELLARGRDHEEWREKLLRGLLEKLQTDQLFQSSFSRSKSKSGSSAAVAGVPGIGKTTMVQKIVYDWATGKIYQQFQFVFSFKFRDLNSINCRINLRELILDQYPYFGNILREVWKNPEGLLFIFDGLDEFNDKIDFADSRRDTEPKHQCPDPEWWCEVSDIVYSLIQGKLLPGCSVLVTTRPTALHLLEKADISVWAEILGFVGEERKEYFMRYFKDQTVAEAVFKHVKENEILYTMSYNPSYCWILALTLGPFFTQRVRDPQRVPKTITQLYSYYIYNILKNHGREIENPRDVLLRVGQMAFRGVSDKKIVFTDGDLIKYNLQPSQFLSGFLMELLEREDSARSVVYTFPHLTIQEFVAAVAQFLNPHPGDILIFLTEAHNITDGRFEVFVRFVAGLSNPMTARGLEEFLGPFPLETTCRVIDWVKEEVKRQSGNTGSEAGKRSLLNTLHYLFESQNRGLAQASLGSVKTLSFSGMTLTPIDCAVLSHVIGLCDTIKHLDLENCLIQCEGIQRLGPGLHKCQELRLGQNELGDSGVKLVSAALRNPECKIQTLW